One Brassica napus cultivar Da-Ae chromosome A5, Da-Ae, whole genome shotgun sequence DNA window includes the following coding sequences:
- the LOC111213940 gene encoding B3 domain-containing protein REM19 yields the protein MNMDSAHNEFNKRARLFEDRQKEETRVTHPLIPESNAPLNEGYEGSTTTQSLFTDSKPEVATPKIPKKRGRKKKNPNPEEINSSTPENSSKFYKSASDRKRTVTAEERERAISAAKTYEPTNPFFRVVLRPSYLYRGCIMYLPSGFAEKYLSGIAGFIKLQLGEKQWPVRCLYKAGRAKFSQGWYEFTLENNIGEGDVCVFELLRTRDFVLKVTAFRVTQYV from the exons ATGAACATGGATTCTGCACACAATGAGTTCAACAAACGCGCTCGATTGTTTGAAGACCGTCAAAAAGAAGAGACGAGGGTCACTCATCCATTGATCCCTGAATCTAATGCACCCCTGAATGAAGGGTATGAGGGTTCTACCACCACCCAGAGCTTGTTCACTGATTCTAAACCTGAAGTGGCGACGCCGAAAATACCTAAGAAGAgaggaaggaagaagaagaatcctAATCCCG AGGAAATAAACTCGTCGACTCCGGAGAACAGCTCAAAGTTCTACAAGAGTGCTTCTGATAGAAAGAGAACTGTAACTGctgaggaaagagagagagccaTCAGTGCAGCCAAAACGTACGAGCCGACCAATCCTTTCTTTAGAGTTGTTCTGCGACCATCGTATCTGTACAGAGGCTGCATCATG tACTTGCCTTCTGGGTTTGCTGAGAAGTACCTGAGCGGGATAGCTGGTTTCATCAAGCTTCAGCTCGGGGAGAAACAATGGCCAGTGAGGTGCCTTTACAAAGCAGGGAGGGCCAAGTTTAGCCAAGGATGGTATGAGTTCACACTCGAGAATAATATAGGGGAAGGAGATGTTTGTGTGTTCGAGCTTCTCAGAACTCGAGATTTCGTTCTGAAAGTCACCGCCTTTCGCGTCACTCAGTACGTGTGA